In Leptodactylus fuscus isolate aLepFus1 chromosome 9, aLepFus1.hap2, whole genome shotgun sequence, the genomic window gtgaatgggaagtgcccgcgtgtacggctagctctgctcattccaagccgtacacgcaggcacttcccattcacttcaatgggagtgctcgtagtgaaaaaagaagcccattcatttctatggggagcgcttgtatagaaatgaatggagctgctttatacgccgcttattctgaacgtgttcagAATAAGTtggcgattacgtagtgtgaatgcaccctaaggctgcttgcacactacagtaacactacagggccatggattctacagcttcatagacttgtatggagcctgcaaaattcacagctttgtgcacaaagtctatggaaccgccaaatccatggtccAGAGCTCcgtgaaaaatactatagtgtgcaagcagccactaatgaTACCAGACGTGATTTTTCagtgcgtgtgtgtatgtgtgtgatccatgtgtatgtatgcgtgtgtgcatgcacatgtgtggtaCGTGTATGTGcgtatgtgatccatgtgtttgtgcgtgcgcagtgctAGTGTTCATGCGtgaggtagttgtgtgtgagtacgcatgtgctttgTTCGTCCGTGtgcatagtgtgcatccatctgagtgtgtttgcgtgtgtgatgtgcatgtggtatttatggggtggtatttgtggtctggtgtttgtgtggtgtgttgtggcatttgtgcagtgttgtgcttgtgggttggtgtatgtgtgctgtctgtgtgatgtttatatggtgtgttgtgtgtggtggtgcagccCCTTTAGCAGTATCTCTTTGacgccgtcgctataatctgtccctattagtcacaactgttgttttcccctcagcgctttcactttcacatttccccattatatgtatagggtctaacatcgggggccccaatctcatggcggggggacgctagcgagatgtaacgtacgcagtattctgctcctatgggtggagagggggcgtgctaaatttcacccaaattggtcGAGAACTgcggatttgtatagagcggactactacagattttgagttatatatatatatatatatatatatatatatatatatatatatatatatatatacagtgtataattaCATAAGTTATATCACAGTATTTCAGTTCCTGACCTCTTGGTGGTTTTTGTCCACTGCTATGAACCGCTTCTTCTTGATCAATTCTCCATCTGGTAGGTCCATGGCCCAGAGATATTCAGGAGAAAGGACCTTGGTAGGTTTATTGTCCACTAGATATCTATTGAGATGAGATTCGTCGTGCCATAAAGCTTCAATATTCTTTTTCTTGTCCTCTATAATACCATTCTTACATGCCACGCTGAGTTTGTAAATTTCATCCACTTTTCCACCATATAAAGCAGCCATGTAATAGAAGTCTCCTTCCCCATGGGGTACATATGCTGCAGATATTGGTCTTCGCTCATAAGTAAAACCCTGTGGTTCAAAAAGGAAAAATACAGGATGGATTGTGGCGAACAAGTCTCCGAGTATTTCGACTCCTACATGATCCTTGAATACCATATCTACATCGGCGCACACCAGGTAGTCTGTCTCACTTGGCATATACTCCTTGGTGTAGACTGTGAGGATTTCCATTCTTCTCATGGACACGTCCTGCCAGCGTTGGTCAGCAACCACATTGTTAAGTTGTAAGATGCGACCATCAGCCATTTTGGGTTTAACTACTTCATCGACTTTGTCAGTGAATACATAGTAAGTAACTTTGTGGCCAACCATGAAGTAACGCTCTGCAGACTCCAGGAATGGCTGAAGATAGCGAATATACCTGAAAGGAGAACATTTACACCATTATTACTATAATAGACTGTAACCTGAAGCTATTTAGTCATTATAACTTACAGAAACATTATGAGATCAAGAATTGAATAGAACTTTTCCAATTATGGACAGTTTTGGAACTTTCTTGTGCAGGTCTGGTGACAGTTTTTGCATGGGTATCCATAGTGGGTCATTATTATAGGCGAACCCTTGGATCTCTGGTGGGCCAGTTCACCTCTGGATACTAATCTagtctgtaatagagatgagcgagtagtattcagtcgaatacctcactgccataggaatgcgtgtaagtggtcgaacaccaagggattaagcgcatcgaatattcactgtgcttaacttcttggtgttcggccgcttacacgcattcctatggcagtgaggtgttcgatcgaatactacttgctcatctctattctgtaCTAGTGGCATAACCAGTGCTACAATAAC contains:
- the LOC142218694 gene encoding histo-blood group ABO system transferase 2-like; translated protein: MALNVLTPWLAPIIWDGTYNLNILDKQHSNTRIGLFVFAVKKYIRYLQPFLESAERYFMVGHKVTYYVFTDKVDEVVKPKMADGRILQLNNVVADQRWQDVSMRRMEILTVYTKEYMPSETDYLVCADVDMVFKDHVGVEILGDLFATIHPVFFLFEPQGFTYERRPISAAYVPHGEGDFYYMAALYGGKVDEIYKLSVACKNGIIEDKKKNIEALWHDESHLNRYLVDNKPTKVLSPEYLWAMDLPDGELIKKKRFIAVDKNHQEVRN